In a genomic window of Vespula vulgaris chromosome 13, iyVesVulg1.1, whole genome shotgun sequence:
- the LOC127068645 gene encoding uncharacterized PE-PGRS family protein PE_PGRS46-like isoform X2, producing MRLFVCFVPVLVLLFIQDSFAKPGLLRDLTSGLSSGGLLDPLGLFNKGDKSQATASSNAQSLGTNLNLGPLGLSTNLASSSASATAHGGGSASAKANANAQGYGYNGANANANANANANAGASANGGAQGYDDSSSLYNGGSLNNNGITGNYNLRPNEPYSNNIFPSNGQYGGYDGSSLNSGNAQSNANANAGAYSGSNGGTFIPSKPSPSLGPTYVADYGPSYPQYQGNSGSTSGHSNAHSSANANANANANSGRTEHGYNVPESIPINIPQTIQRPQPTLQQRPIIITQSPPNPIIRQPIQNSNAYSTASANANANANAGRIDHGYRAPIIESIPINVPQNIQRPQPVLQQRPVIMTRPSPNPIPQQPRPIIHSVPELHNSATLPVVIVEGPQQQPINRPGVYHQRRPHYHHPHRPKQQPIEIFVIEDDSTPTQAQGGYQGNYGSNSGSSGQYNGNYGPGTGHGRGNPFLNGGSTSNANAAANANANANANAVGQSGSLGYNGGNEYLGNIGANNPFLGGSGSAGANANANANANANAQGHGQGQIGAQNPFLTGGSSNLGGSGNIGRPYQGHAQGIPTQLPTKPNCGGSGCNNGPSIIIIDQNKPKGIPTTLPKEIDSGYYDGSNAGSSANANAGSYGGAQNQPVKGVPIILNGPNYGGQPKYPSTGGSGNLGGYGSGSGSAGSNANAISSANAGSSGSGSNGYGGQGNVPLKGNPILNLGGSGSGNLGGYGSSSGLAGSNANADASANAGSSGSGSLSGGYGGHGGYGGGYGGGSSGSSGSGSSGFGGNTGGGALGGSSGSGGLGFGGSTGGGAFGGSSGSGSSGFGGNTGGGALGGSSGSGGLGFGGSTGGGAFGGSSGSGGSGFGGSTGGGAFGGSSGSGGSGFGGNTGGGALGGNSGSGGSGFGGGSAGSSASANANANAGASGGSGGYGNGNIKGSGSGFGGYGGQGGSGGYGGSHGGSGSLGGGYGSSGSNAAANADASANAGSSGGSRGSGYGDGSGILGGYGNKGSGSGYGGGSGSSAYSDANSSASAGGSSHATSNAKSSAFSNAGGSANAKANAEASSSATGFGSKSSASSHASATADTSDMLVFTD from the exons GTTTACTTCGTGATCTGACATCAGGTTTATCAAGTGGAGGTCTTTTGGATCCACTTGGATTATTTAATAAAGGAGATAAGAGTCAGGCTACTGCCAGTAGCAATGCTCAATCATTAGGTACCAATTTGAATCTTGGACCATTGGGTCTCTCCACCAATTTGGCATCATCCTCGGCATCAGCAACAGCCCATGGGGGTGGTTCTGCATCTGCCAAGGCAAATGCTAATGCTCAAGGTTATGGTTATAATGGTGCCAATGCCAACGCCAACGCCAACGCCAACGCCAATGCTGGAGCTTCAGCCAATGGTGGTGCACAAG GCTACGATGATTCTTCGAGTCTTTACAACGGTGGATCTTTAAATAACAATGGTATTACTGGCAACTATAATTTAAGACCAAATGAACCTTATTCGAACAATATCTTTCCTTCGAATGGACAATATGGCGGTTACGATGGTTCCTCACTTAATTCTGGAAATGCTCAGTCCAATGCTAATGCAAATGCTGGTGCATATAGTGGTAGCAATGGAGGTACTTTCATTCCATCAAAACCAAGTCCATCTTTGGGACCAACTTATGTCGCTGATTATGGCCCATCTTATCCTCAGTACCAAGGAAATAGTGGTAGTACTTCTGGACATTCAAATGCACATTCTAGTGCCAATGCAAATGCAAATGCTAATGCTAATTCTGGTAGGACCGAGCATGGATATAACGTGCCCGAATCAATTCCTATAAACATCCCACAAACTATTCAACGACCACAACCTACCCTACAACAGAGACCTATAATAATAACTCAATCTCCGCCAAATCCGATAATTCGGCAACCTATACAAAATTCAAATGCTTACTCCACTGCCAGTGCAAATGCAAATGCTAATGCTAATGCTGGTAGGATTGATCATGGATATAGAGCACCAATAATCGAATCAATTCCTATAAACGTTCCGCAAAATATTCAACGACCACAGCCTGTCCTACAACAAAGACCTGTAATAATGACTAGACCCTCACCAAACCCAATACCTCAACAACCAAGGCCAATTATTCATAGTGTTCCTGAGTTACATAATTCGGCAACACTACCAGTTGTTATCGTCGAAGGTCCGCAACAACAACCAATAAATAGACCGGGTGTCTATCATCAACGTCGACCTCATTACCATCATCCACATAGACCAAAGCAACAACCTATTGAAATCTTCGTTATCGAGGATGACAGCACTCCGACACAAGCTCAAG gTGGATATCAGGGCAATTACGGTTCAAATTCAGGCAGTTCCGGGCAATATAATGGAAATTATGGTCCTGGAACAGGTCATGGAAGAGGAAATCCTTTCCTAAATGGTGGATCAACTAGTAATGCCAATGCCGCAGCTAATGCGAATGCAAATGCTAATGCTAATGCGGTTGGTCAGTCAGGATCACTTGGATATAATGGTGGAAATGAATATCTTGGTAATATCGGAGCAAACAATCCTTTCCTTGGTGGATCTGGAAGTGCTGGAGCAAATGCAAATGCAAATGCTAATGCTAATGCTAATGCTCAGGGACATGGTCAAGGACAAATTGGAGCACAAAATCCCTTTTTAACTGGTGGGTCTAGTAATCTTGGTGGATCCGGCAATATTGGTAGACCTTATCAAGGCCATGCTCAAGGAATACCTACCCAACTTCCAACGAAACCAAATTGTGGTGGTTCAGGATGTAACAATGGTccttctataataataattgatcaaAACAAACCTAAAGGCATACCAACGACTCTACCAAAAGAAATAGATTCTGGATATTACGATGGAAGCAACGCAGGAAGTTCAGCGAATGCTAATGCTGGAAGTTATGGTGGTGCACAAAATCAGCCTGTTAAAGGTGTCCCGATCATTTTAAACGGACCTAATTATGGTGGCCAGCCTAAATATCCAAGTACCGGAGGATCAGGAAACTTAGGTGGCTATGGAAGTGGTAGTGGCTCTGCAGGATCTAATGCAAATGCTATTTCATCGGCTAATGCTGGAAGTTCTGGATCTGGATCAAATGGTTATGGTGGACAGGGTAACGTACCACTTAAAGGAAATCCTATTTTAAATCTTGGAGGATCTGGTTCAGGAAACTTGGGTGGTTATGGAAGCAGTAGTGGCTTGGCAGGATCCAATGCAAATGCCGATGCATCAGCTAATGCTGGAAGTTCTGGATCTGGATCGTTATCAGGTGGTTACGGTGGACATGGTGGATATGGTGGAGGATATGGCGGTGGTTCATCAGGTAGTTCTGGATCTGGAAGTTCAGGATTCGGTGGAAACACTGGCGGAGGTGCATTAGGAGGAAGTTCTGGGTCTGGAGGATTAGGATTCGGTGGAAGTACTGGCGGAGGTGCCTTTGGTGGGAGTTCTGGATCTGGAAGTTCAGGATTCGGTGGAAATACTGGCGGAGGTGCATTAGGAGGAAGTTCTGGATCTGGAGGATTAGGATTCGGTGGAAGTACTGGCGGAGGTGCCTTTGGTGGAAGTTCTGGATCTGGAGGATCAGGATTCGGTGGAAGTACTGGCGGAG GTGCCTTTGGTGGAAGTTCTGGATCTGGAGGATCAGGATTCGGTGGAAATACTGGCGGAGGTGCCCTTGGTGGAAATTCTGGATCTGGAGGCTCAGGATTCGGTGGTGGTTCTGCCGGATCGAGTGCCAGTGCTAATGCCAATGCAAACGCTGGCGCTTCCGGTGGATCTGGTGGTTATGGAAATGGAAACATAAAGGGATCTGGATCAGGCTTTGGAGGATATGGTGGACAAGGTGGTTCAGGCGGCTACGGTGGAAGTCATGGAGGTTCAGGAAGTTTAGGTGGAGGATACGGTTCTTCTGGATCAAACGCTGCTGCCAATGCTGATGCTAGTGCCAATGCTGGAAGTTCAGGTGGTTCAAGAGGATCAGGATATGGTGATGGATCAGGCATACTAGGAGGTTATGGAAATAAGGGATCTGGTTCTGGATACGGTGGAGGATCAG GATCAAGCGCTTATTCCGACGCTAACTCTTCTGCTAGTGCCGGTGGATCGTCCCATGCAACTTCCAATGCAAAATCAAGTGCATTTTCGAATGCTGGTGGATCGGCTAATGCCAAAGCCAATGCTGAGGCATCCAGTAGTGCTACAGGATTCGGATCGAAATCATCGGCATCGAGTCATGCATCTGCTACTGCTGATACTAGTGACATGCTCGTATTCACGGATTGA
- the LOC127068645 gene encoding uncharacterized PE-PGRS family protein PE_PGRS10-like isoform X5, whose amino-acid sequence MRLFVCFVPVLVLLFIQDSFAKPGLLRDLTSGLSSGGLLDPLGLFNKGDKSQATASSNAQSLGTNLNLGPLGLSTNLASSSASATAHGGGSASAKANANAQGYGYNGANANANANANANAGASANGGAQGYDDSSSLYNGGSLNNNGITGNYNLRPNEPYSNNIFPSNGQYGGYDGSSLNSGNAQSNANANAGAYSGSNGGTFIPSKPSPSLGPTYVADYGPSYPQYQGNSGSTSGHSNAHSSANANANANANSGRTEHGYNVPESIPINIPQTIQRPQPTLQQRPIIITQSPPNPIIRQPIQNSNAYSTASANANANANAGRIDHGYRAPIIESIPINVPQNIQRPQPVLQQRPVIMTRPSPNPIPQQPRPIIHSVPELHNSATLPVVIVEGPQQQPINRPGVYHQRRPHYHHPHRPKQQPIEIFVIEDDSTPTQAQGGYQGNYGSNSGSSGQYNGNYGPGTGHGRGNPFLNGGSTSNANAAANANANANANAVGQSGSLGYNGGNEYLGNIGANNPFLGGSGSAGANANANANANANAQGHGQGQIGAQNPFLTGGSSNLGGSGNIGRPYQGHAQGIPTQLPTKPNCGGSGCNNGPSIIIIDQNKPKGIPTTLPKEIDSGYYDGSNAGSSANANAGSYGGAQNQPVKGVPIILNGPNYGGQPKYPSTGGSGNLGGYGSGSGSAGSNANAISSANAGSSGSGSNGYGGQGNVPLKGNPILNLGGSGSGNLGGYGSSSGLAGSNANADASANAGSSGSGSLSGGYGGHGGYGGGYGGGSSGSSGSGSSGFGGNTGGGALGGSSGSGGLGFGGSTGGGAFGGSSGSGRLGFGGSTGGGAFGGSSGSGGSGFGGSTGGGALGGSSATGGSGFGGSTGGGAFGGSSGSGGSGFGGNTGGGALGGNSGSGGSGFGGGSAGSSASANANANAGASGGSGGYGNGNIKGSGSGFGGYGGQGGSGGYGGSHGGSGSLGGGYGSSGSNAAANADASANAGSSGGSRGSGYGDGSGILGGYGNKGSGSGYGGGSGSSAYSDANSSASAGGSSHATSNAKSSAFSNAGGSANAKANAEASSSATGFGSKSSASSHASATADTSDMLVFTD is encoded by the exons GTTTACTTCGTGATCTGACATCAGGTTTATCAAGTGGAGGTCTTTTGGATCCACTTGGATTATTTAATAAAGGAGATAAGAGTCAGGCTACTGCCAGTAGCAATGCTCAATCATTAGGTACCAATTTGAATCTTGGACCATTGGGTCTCTCCACCAATTTGGCATCATCCTCGGCATCAGCAACAGCCCATGGGGGTGGTTCTGCATCTGCCAAGGCAAATGCTAATGCTCAAGGTTATGGTTATAATGGTGCCAATGCCAACGCCAACGCCAACGCCAACGCCAATGCTGGAGCTTCAGCCAATGGTGGTGCACAAG GCTACGATGATTCTTCGAGTCTTTACAACGGTGGATCTTTAAATAACAATGGTATTACTGGCAACTATAATTTAAGACCAAATGAACCTTATTCGAACAATATCTTTCCTTCGAATGGACAATATGGCGGTTACGATGGTTCCTCACTTAATTCTGGAAATGCTCAGTCCAATGCTAATGCAAATGCTGGTGCATATAGTGGTAGCAATGGAGGTACTTTCATTCCATCAAAACCAAGTCCATCTTTGGGACCAACTTATGTCGCTGATTATGGCCCATCTTATCCTCAGTACCAAGGAAATAGTGGTAGTACTTCTGGACATTCAAATGCACATTCTAGTGCCAATGCAAATGCAAATGCTAATGCTAATTCTGGTAGGACCGAGCATGGATATAACGTGCCCGAATCAATTCCTATAAACATCCCACAAACTATTCAACGACCACAACCTACCCTACAACAGAGACCTATAATAATAACTCAATCTCCGCCAAATCCGATAATTCGGCAACCTATACAAAATTCAAATGCTTACTCCACTGCCAGTGCAAATGCAAATGCTAATGCTAATGCTGGTAGGATTGATCATGGATATAGAGCACCAATAATCGAATCAATTCCTATAAACGTTCCGCAAAATATTCAACGACCACAGCCTGTCCTACAACAAAGACCTGTAATAATGACTAGACCCTCACCAAACCCAATACCTCAACAACCAAGGCCAATTATTCATAGTGTTCCTGAGTTACATAATTCGGCAACACTACCAGTTGTTATCGTCGAAGGTCCGCAACAACAACCAATAAATAGACCGGGTGTCTATCATCAACGTCGACCTCATTACCATCATCCACATAGACCAAAGCAACAACCTATTGAAATCTTCGTTATCGAGGATGACAGCACTCCGACACAAGCTCAAG gTGGATATCAGGGCAATTACGGTTCAAATTCAGGCAGTTCCGGGCAATATAATGGAAATTATGGTCCTGGAACAGGTCATGGAAGAGGAAATCCTTTCCTAAATGGTGGATCAACTAGTAATGCCAATGCCGCAGCTAATGCGAATGCAAATGCTAATGCTAATGCGGTTGGTCAGTCAGGATCACTTGGATATAATGGTGGAAATGAATATCTTGGTAATATCGGAGCAAACAATCCTTTCCTTGGTGGATCTGGAAGTGCTGGAGCAAATGCAAATGCAAATGCTAATGCTAATGCTAATGCTCAGGGACATGGTCAAGGACAAATTGGAGCACAAAATCCCTTTTTAACTGGTGGGTCTAGTAATCTTGGTGGATCCGGCAATATTGGTAGACCTTATCAAGGCCATGCTCAAGGAATACCTACCCAACTTCCAACGAAACCAAATTGTGGTGGTTCAGGATGTAACAATGGTccttctataataataattgatcaaAACAAACCTAAAGGCATACCAACGACTCTACCAAAAGAAATAGATTCTGGATATTACGATGGAAGCAACGCAGGAAGTTCAGCGAATGCTAATGCTGGAAGTTATGGTGGTGCACAAAATCAGCCTGTTAAAGGTGTCCCGATCATTTTAAACGGACCTAATTATGGTGGCCAGCCTAAATATCCAAGTACCGGAGGATCAGGAAACTTAGGTGGCTATGGAAGTGGTAGTGGCTCTGCAGGATCTAATGCAAATGCTATTTCATCGGCTAATGCTGGAAGTTCTGGATCTGGATCAAATGGTTATGGTGGACAGGGTAACGTACCACTTAAAGGAAATCCTATTTTAAATCTTGGAGGATCTGGTTCAGGAAACTTGGGTGGTTATGGAAGCAGTAGTGGCTTGGCAGGATCCAATGCAAATGCCGATGCATCAGCTAATGCTGGAAGTTCTGGATCTGGATCGTTATCAGGTGGTTACGGTGGACATGGTGGATATGGTGGAGGATATGGCGGTGGTTCATCAGGTAGTTCTGGATCTGGAAGTTCAGGATTCGGTGGAAACACTGGCGGAGGTGCATTAGGAGGAAGTTCTGGGTCTGGAGGATTAGGATTCGGTGGAAGTACTGGCGGAGGTGCCTTTGGTGGGAGTTCTGGATCTGGAA GATTAGGATTCGGTGGAAGTACTGGCGGAGGTGCCTTTGGTGGAAGTTCTGGATCTGGAGGATCAGGATTCGGTGGAAGTACTGGCGGAGGTGCCCTTGGTGGAAGTTCTGCAACTGGAGGATCAGGATTCGGTGGAAGTACTGGCGGAGGTGCCTTTGGTGGAAGTTCTGGATCTGGAGGATCAGGATTCGGTGGAAATACTGGCGGAGGTGCCCTTGGTGGAAATTCTGGATCTGGAGGCTCAGGATTCGGTGGTGGTTCTGCCGGATCGAGTGCCAGTGCTAATGCCAATGCAAACGCTGGCGCTTCCGGTGGATCTGGTGGTTATGGAAATGGAAACATAAAGGGATCTGGATCAGGCTTTGGAGGATATGGTGGACAAGGTGGTTCAGGCGGCTACGGTGGAAGTCATGGAGGTTCAGGAAGTTTAGGTGGAGGATACGGTTCTTCTGGATCAAACGCTGCTGCCAATGCTGATGCTAGTGCCAATGCTGGAAGTTCAGGTGGTTCAAGAGGATCAGGATATGGTGATGGATCAGGCATACTAGGAGGTTATGGAAATAAGGGATCTGGTTCTGGATACGGTGGAGGATCAG GATCAAGCGCTTATTCCGACGCTAACTCTTCTGCTAGTGCCGGTGGATCGTCCCATGCAACTTCCAATGCAAAATCAAGTGCATTTTCGAATGCTGGTGGATCGGCTAATGCCAAAGCCAATGCTGAGGCATCCAGTAGTGCTACAGGATTCGGATCGAAATCATCGGCATCGAGTCATGCATCTGCTACTGCTGATACTAGTGACATGCTCGTATTCACGGATTGA
- the LOC127068645 gene encoding WAG22 antigen-like isoform X7, which produces MRLFVCFVPVLVLLFIQDSFAKPGLLRDLTSGLSSGGLLDPLGLFNKGDKSQATASSNAQSLGTNLNLGPLGLSTNLASSSASATAHGGGSASAKANANAQGYGYNGANANANANANANAGASANGGAQGYDDSSSLYNGGSLNNNGITGNYNLRPNEPYSNNIFPSNGQYGGYDGSSLNSGNAQSNANANAGAYSGSNGGTFIPSKPSPSLGPTYVADYGPSYPQYQGNSGSTSGHSNAHSSANANANANANSGRTEHGYNVPESIPINIPQTIQRPQPTLQQRPIIITQSPPNPIIRQPIQNSNAYSTASANANANANAGRIDHGYRAPIIESIPINVPQNIQRPQPVLQQRPVIMTRPSPNPIPQQPRPIIHSVPELHNSATLPVVIVEGPQQQPINRPGVYHQRRPHYHHPHRPKQQPIEIFVIEDDSTPTQAQGGYQGNYGSNSGSSGQYNGNYGPGTGHGRGNPFLNGGSTSNANAAANANANANANAVGQSGSLGYNGGNEYLGNIGANNPFLGGSGSAGANANANANANANAQGHGQGQIGAQNPFLTGGSSNLGGSGNIGRPYQGHAQGIPTQLPTKPNCGGSGCNNGPSIIIIDQNKPKGIPTTLPKEIDSGYYDGSNAGSSANANAGSYGGAQNQPVKGVPIILNGPNYGGQPKYPSTGGSGNLGGYGSGSGSAGSNANAISSANAGSSGSGSNGYGGQGNVPLKGNPILNLGGSGSGNLGGYGSSSGLAGSNANADASANAGSSGSGSLSGGYGGHGGYGGGYGGGSSGSSGSGSSGFGGNTGGGALGGSSGSGGLGFGGSTGGGAFGGSSGSGSSGFGGNTGGGALGGSSGSGGLGFGGSTGGGAFGGSSGSGGSGFGGSTGGGALGGNSGSGGSGFGGGSAGSSASANANANAGASGGSGGYGNGNIKGSGSGFGGYGGQGGSGGYGGSHGGSGSLGGGYGSSGSNAAANADASANAGSSGGSRGSGYGDGSGILGGYGNKGSGSGYGGGSGSSAYSDANSSASAGGSSHATSNAKSSAFSNAGGSANAKANAEASSSATGFGSKSSASSHASATADTSDMLVFTD; this is translated from the exons GTTTACTTCGTGATCTGACATCAGGTTTATCAAGTGGAGGTCTTTTGGATCCACTTGGATTATTTAATAAAGGAGATAAGAGTCAGGCTACTGCCAGTAGCAATGCTCAATCATTAGGTACCAATTTGAATCTTGGACCATTGGGTCTCTCCACCAATTTGGCATCATCCTCGGCATCAGCAACAGCCCATGGGGGTGGTTCTGCATCTGCCAAGGCAAATGCTAATGCTCAAGGTTATGGTTATAATGGTGCCAATGCCAACGCCAACGCCAACGCCAACGCCAATGCTGGAGCTTCAGCCAATGGTGGTGCACAAG GCTACGATGATTCTTCGAGTCTTTACAACGGTGGATCTTTAAATAACAATGGTATTACTGGCAACTATAATTTAAGACCAAATGAACCTTATTCGAACAATATCTTTCCTTCGAATGGACAATATGGCGGTTACGATGGTTCCTCACTTAATTCTGGAAATGCTCAGTCCAATGCTAATGCAAATGCTGGTGCATATAGTGGTAGCAATGGAGGTACTTTCATTCCATCAAAACCAAGTCCATCTTTGGGACCAACTTATGTCGCTGATTATGGCCCATCTTATCCTCAGTACCAAGGAAATAGTGGTAGTACTTCTGGACATTCAAATGCACATTCTAGTGCCAATGCAAATGCAAATGCTAATGCTAATTCTGGTAGGACCGAGCATGGATATAACGTGCCCGAATCAATTCCTATAAACATCCCACAAACTATTCAACGACCACAACCTACCCTACAACAGAGACCTATAATAATAACTCAATCTCCGCCAAATCCGATAATTCGGCAACCTATACAAAATTCAAATGCTTACTCCACTGCCAGTGCAAATGCAAATGCTAATGCTAATGCTGGTAGGATTGATCATGGATATAGAGCACCAATAATCGAATCAATTCCTATAAACGTTCCGCAAAATATTCAACGACCACAGCCTGTCCTACAACAAAGACCTGTAATAATGACTAGACCCTCACCAAACCCAATACCTCAACAACCAAGGCCAATTATTCATAGTGTTCCTGAGTTACATAATTCGGCAACACTACCAGTTGTTATCGTCGAAGGTCCGCAACAACAACCAATAAATAGACCGGGTGTCTATCATCAACGTCGACCTCATTACCATCATCCACATAGACCAAAGCAACAACCTATTGAAATCTTCGTTATCGAGGATGACAGCACTCCGACACAAGCTCAAG gTGGATATCAGGGCAATTACGGTTCAAATTCAGGCAGTTCCGGGCAATATAATGGAAATTATGGTCCTGGAACAGGTCATGGAAGAGGAAATCCTTTCCTAAATGGTGGATCAACTAGTAATGCCAATGCCGCAGCTAATGCGAATGCAAATGCTAATGCTAATGCGGTTGGTCAGTCAGGATCACTTGGATATAATGGTGGAAATGAATATCTTGGTAATATCGGAGCAAACAATCCTTTCCTTGGTGGATCTGGAAGTGCTGGAGCAAATGCAAATGCAAATGCTAATGCTAATGCTAATGCTCAGGGACATGGTCAAGGACAAATTGGAGCACAAAATCCCTTTTTAACTGGTGGGTCTAGTAATCTTGGTGGATCCGGCAATATTGGTAGACCTTATCAAGGCCATGCTCAAGGAATACCTACCCAACTTCCAACGAAACCAAATTGTGGTGGTTCAGGATGTAACAATGGTccttctataataataattgatcaaAACAAACCTAAAGGCATACCAACGACTCTACCAAAAGAAATAGATTCTGGATATTACGATGGAAGCAACGCAGGAAGTTCAGCGAATGCTAATGCTGGAAGTTATGGTGGTGCACAAAATCAGCCTGTTAAAGGTGTCCCGATCATTTTAAACGGACCTAATTATGGTGGCCAGCCTAAATATCCAAGTACCGGAGGATCAGGAAACTTAGGTGGCTATGGAAGTGGTAGTGGCTCTGCAGGATCTAATGCAAATGCTATTTCATCGGCTAATGCTGGAAGTTCTGGATCTGGATCAAATGGTTATGGTGGACAGGGTAACGTACCACTTAAAGGAAATCCTATTTTAAATCTTGGAGGATCTGGTTCAGGAAACTTGGGTGGTTATGGAAGCAGTAGTGGCTTGGCAGGATCCAATGCAAATGCCGATGCATCAGCTAATGCTGGAAGTTCTGGATCTGGATCGTTATCAGGTGGTTACGGTGGACATGGTGGATATGGTGGAGGATATGGCGGTGGTTCATCAGGTAGTTCTGGATCTGGAAGTTCAGGATTCGGTGGAAACACTGGCGGAGGTGCATTAGGAGGAAGTTCTGGGTCTGGAGGATTAGGATTCGGTGGAAGTACTGGCGGAGGTGCCTTTGGTGGGAGTTCTGGATCTGGAAGTTCAGGATTCGGTGGAAATACTGGCGGAGGTGCATTAGGAGGAAGTTCTGGATCTGGAGGATTAGGATTCGGTGGAAGTACTGGCGGAGGTGCCTTTGGTGGAAGTTCTGGATCTGGAGGATCAGGATTCGGTGGAAGTACTGGCGGAG GTGCCCTTGGTGGAAATTCTGGATCTGGAGGCTCAGGATTCGGTGGTGGTTCTGCCGGATCGAGTGCCAGTGCTAATGCCAATGCAAACGCTGGCGCTTCCGGTGGATCTGGTGGTTATGGAAATGGAAACATAAAGGGATCTGGATCAGGCTTTGGAGGATATGGTGGACAAGGTGGTTCAGGCGGCTACGGTGGAAGTCATGGAGGTTCAGGAAGTTTAGGTGGAGGATACGGTTCTTCTGGATCAAACGCTGCTGCCAATGCTGATGCTAGTGCCAATGCTGGAAGTTCAGGTGGTTCAAGAGGATCAGGATATGGTGATGGATCAGGCATACTAGGAGGTTATGGAAATAAGGGATCTGGTTCTGGATACGGTGGAGGATCAG GATCAAGCGCTTATTCCGACGCTAACTCTTCTGCTAGTGCCGGTGGATCGTCCCATGCAACTTCCAATGCAAAATCAAGTGCATTTTCGAATGCTGGTGGATCGGCTAATGCCAAAGCCAATGCTGAGGCATCCAGTAGTGCTACAGGATTCGGATCGAAATCATCGGCATCGAGTCATGCATCTGCTACTGCTGATACTAGTGACATGCTCGTATTCACGGATTGA